From one Burkholderia latens genomic stretch:
- the sctQ gene encoding type III secretion system cytoplasmic ring protein SctQ: MPALPLTNADAGDAANRAPPAAAAPAAVSPAPATAAVALDASPYLPRLSAAAARGLSHAYGATAAVPVTLGEHAYEVRWRVDAEPAADARAYRFVVGPAAGTLWIDPVAESEWLGDAADPAVPAVIRAALLADLAAPLAAVLQAATRQRVELLPPPASAPASPTAPAALRFELRRTDGAWRCHGALLFDAPDALAVFFATPPAARPDTHTAYASLPVPLVFEIGRTELTMAELADVVGGDIIAIERWRAHEQNLLCIARLPAAPAWEITGRPSGARLTVERIREMPLEPTRNDTPPTTATANAHDAPADDAPRSLDGLAVDLRFELPPTSIPLGELGTLQPGAVIELQQGINQSAIHLVANGMLIGTGHLIAVGQKLGVRVVTLTQPAPRER; this comes from the coding sequence GTGCCTGCGCTGCCCCTGACGAATGCCGACGCCGGCGACGCCGCGAACCGCGCGCCGCCCGCCGCTGCCGCCCCGGCCGCCGTCTCGCCCGCACCGGCGACGGCAGCGGTCGCGCTCGACGCGTCGCCGTATCTGCCGCGTCTGTCCGCCGCCGCCGCGCGCGGGCTGTCGCATGCGTACGGCGCGACGGCCGCCGTGCCGGTCACGCTGGGCGAACACGCGTACGAAGTACGCTGGCGCGTCGACGCAGAGCCGGCCGCCGACGCGCGCGCATACCGTTTCGTGGTCGGCCCGGCCGCGGGCACGCTGTGGATCGATCCGGTCGCGGAAAGCGAGTGGCTCGGCGACGCCGCCGATCCGGCCGTGCCGGCCGTCATCCGCGCGGCGCTGCTCGCCGATCTCGCCGCGCCGCTCGCGGCCGTGCTCCAGGCGGCGACGCGGCAGCGCGTGGAACTGCTGCCGCCGCCGGCGAGCGCACCCGCGTCGCCCACCGCGCCCGCCGCGCTGCGCTTCGAGCTGCGCCGCACCGACGGCGCATGGCGCTGCCACGGCGCGTTGCTGTTCGACGCGCCGGATGCGCTCGCGGTGTTTTTCGCGACGCCGCCGGCCGCGCGCCCCGACACGCACACCGCGTACGCGAGCCTGCCGGTGCCGCTCGTGTTCGAGATCGGCCGGACCGAGCTGACGATGGCCGAGCTCGCCGACGTCGTCGGCGGCGACATCATCGCGATCGAGCGCTGGCGTGCGCACGAGCAGAACCTGCTGTGCATCGCGCGACTGCCCGCCGCGCCGGCCTGGGAAATCACCGGACGGCCGTCGGGCGCCCGACTGACCGTCGAACGAATCAGGGAGATGCCTTTGGAACCGACCCGCAACGACACCCCGCCCACGACCGCGACCGCGAACGCGCACGACGCGCCGGCGGACGATGCGCCGCGCTCGCTCGACGGCCTCGCAGTCGACCTGCGTTTCGAGTTGCCGCCCACGTCGATCCCGCTCGGCGAACTCGGCACGTTGCAGCCGGGCGCCGTGATCGAGCTGCAGCAAGGAATCAACCAGAGCGCGATCCATCTCGTCGCGAACGGGATGCTGATCGGCACCGGCCATCTGATCGCGGTCGGCCAGAAGCTCGGCGTGCGCGTCGTCACGCTGACGCAACCCGCGCCGCGCGAGCGCTGA
- the sctR gene encoding type III secretion system export apparatus subunit SctR → MGNLPNPVALIAVIAALGIAPFAALMVTSYTKLVVVLGLLRSALGIQQVPPNLVLNGIALILSLFIMAPVGMSIRDALQARHFDASGQLSTADIGALADAALPPIKDFLVSHTRQRDREFFVRTATSVWPKNRADGIKDDDLLVLVPSFTLAELTKAFQIGFVIYIVFIVVDLLVANILLALGMQMISPTTISVPFKLLLFVALDGWSLLVHGLVLSYRVAGAG, encoded by the coding sequence ATGGGCAACCTGCCGAATCCGGTCGCGCTGATCGCGGTGATCGCCGCGCTCGGCATCGCGCCGTTCGCGGCACTGATGGTGACGAGCTATACGAAGCTCGTCGTCGTGCTCGGCCTGTTGCGCTCGGCGCTCGGGATCCAGCAGGTGCCGCCGAATCTCGTGCTGAACGGCATCGCGCTGATCCTGTCGCTGTTCATCATGGCGCCGGTCGGAATGTCGATCCGCGACGCGCTGCAGGCGCGCCACTTCGACGCGTCGGGACAACTGTCGACCGCCGATATCGGCGCGCTCGCCGATGCCGCGCTGCCGCCTATCAAGGATTTCCTCGTGTCGCATACGCGGCAGCGCGATCGCGAATTCTTCGTCCGCACGGCGACGTCGGTGTGGCCGAAGAACCGCGCCGACGGCATCAAGGACGACGATCTGCTCGTGCTGGTGCCGAGCTTCACGCTCGCCGAGCTGACCAAGGCGTTCCAGATCGGTTTCGTGATCTACATCGTGTTCATCGTCGTCGACCTGCTGGTCGCCAACATTCTGCTTGCATTAGGGATGCAGATGATCTCGCCCACGACGATCTCGGTGCCGTTCAAGCTGCTGCTGTTCGTCGCGCTCGACGGCTGGTCGCTGCTCGTGCACGGGCTCGTGCTGTCGTATCGGGTCGCAGGAGCCGGATGA
- a CDS encoding lytic transglycosylase domain-containing protein: protein MMRASVLLRTAASCACALAALTLAFAQHGLAHAAGSAAGFVQLARACAPNVDADTLAALVRTESGFNPYAIGVVGGHLTRQPASLDEARATARELAAHGFSYSVGLAQVNERNFAKYGLDETTMFEPCRNLNAGGAILTECFARSSTTGRPAQAALRAALSCYYSGNFTTGFSSGYVSRVVASAQRNAREGGVEPIPVVRDVPPPARQRRMDAAATTPPERVRRLPSPSASADAPSCHARPVVMMCRGLSASQAKRLCVRCLDQ from the coding sequence ATGATGCGCGCAAGCGTTCTGCTGCGAACCGCCGCCTCGTGCGCGTGCGCGCTGGCCGCGCTCACGCTCGCATTCGCGCAGCACGGGCTCGCTCATGCGGCCGGCAGCGCCGCGGGTTTCGTGCAGCTTGCGCGCGCGTGCGCGCCGAATGTCGATGCCGATACGCTCGCCGCGCTCGTGCGCACCGAATCCGGTTTCAATCCGTATGCGATCGGCGTGGTCGGCGGCCACCTGACGCGCCAGCCGGCGTCGCTCGACGAGGCGCGCGCGACCGCGCGCGAACTCGCGGCGCACGGCTTCAGCTACAGCGTCGGGCTCGCGCAGGTAAACGAACGCAATTTCGCGAAGTACGGCCTCGATGAAACGACGATGTTCGAACCGTGCCGCAACCTCAACGCCGGCGGAGCGATCCTGACCGAATGCTTCGCACGGTCGTCGACTACAGGCCGCCCCGCGCAGGCCGCATTGCGCGCGGCGCTGTCGTGCTACTACAGCGGCAACTTCACGACGGGTTTCTCGAGCGGCTATGTGAGCCGCGTCGTCGCGAGCGCGCAGCGCAACGCGCGCGAAGGCGGCGTCGAGCCGATACCGGTGGTGCGCGACGTGCCGCCGCCCGCGCGGCAGCGGCGCATGGACGCAGCCGCGACCACCCCGCCCGAGCGCGTGCGCAGGCTGCCGTCGCCGTCGGCCTCCGCCGACGCACCGTCATGCCACGCGCGTCCGGTCGTGATGATGTGCCGCGGCTTGTCGGCAAGCCAGGCGAAGCGGCTGTGCGTGCGGTGTCTCGATCAGTGA
- the asnB gene encoding asparagine synthase (glutamine-hydrolyzing) — translation MCGIDGFLNSVAFDEETARATLARMTASLAHRGPDAQGLWVDPEAGIALGHRRLAIVDLSVHGRQPMASACGRYVMVFNGEIYNHRELRAELERAGRAPAWRGHSDTEVLIAAIAAWGIDAALRRATGMFAFALWNRSSRVLTLARDRIGEKPLYYGRIGDALVFASELKALRGYPGFDGAIDRDALCLYLRQSSVPAPHTIYRGISKLPPGTFIQFEHARDTPRVRAYWTLAETIEAGRERPFDGSADDAVGQLDAILRQAVARQMQADVPLGAFLSGGIDSSAIVALMQAQSATPVDTFTIGFHEAGYDEAGYAKAVARHLGTRHTELYVTAGHALDVVPKLPAIYDEPFADASQIPTFLVSELTRRHVKVSLSGDGGDELFGGYTRYFLTPRLWRKLHRVPAAVRARIAAALHALRPDHADQLAAVAQGAWSGVEARDSASRIGDRLHKLGHVMTAESRIGLYRLLMSSVHHPERIALAGKEPPTPLDTASAWPANLSFAEQAMAIDTLTYLPTDILAKVDRAAMAVSLETRMPFLDHHVVEFAWRVPASVRLPEGQSKALLRRLLDRYVPSSLIDRPKQGFCAPVDHWLRGALRDWADALLQPSRLRDEGFFDAAAVERLWRQHQTGRMNWQHQLWTVLMFQAWLDGQRAA, via the coding sequence ATGTGCGGAATCGACGGCTTTCTGAATAGCGTCGCCTTCGATGAGGAGACAGCGCGCGCCACGCTCGCGCGAATGACGGCGAGCCTCGCGCATCGCGGGCCGGATGCGCAGGGCCTTTGGGTCGACCCCGAAGCCGGCATCGCGCTCGGGCACCGGCGGCTCGCGATCGTCGACCTGTCGGTGCACGGCCGGCAGCCGATGGCGTCCGCGTGCGGCCGTTACGTCATGGTCTTCAACGGCGAAATCTATAACCACCGCGAATTGCGTGCGGAGCTGGAGCGCGCGGGTCGCGCACCGGCGTGGCGCGGCCATTCCGACACCGAGGTGCTGATCGCGGCGATCGCCGCGTGGGGCATCGACGCGGCGTTGCGGCGCGCAACCGGCATGTTCGCGTTCGCGCTGTGGAACCGGTCGTCGCGGGTGTTGACGCTCGCGCGCGACCGGATCGGCGAAAAGCCGCTCTACTACGGGCGGATCGGCGACGCACTCGTGTTCGCGTCGGAGCTGAAGGCGCTGCGCGGCTATCCGGGCTTCGACGGCGCGATCGATCGCGACGCGCTGTGCCTGTACCTGCGGCAGTCGAGCGTGCCCGCGCCGCACACGATCTATCGCGGGATCAGCAAGCTGCCGCCAGGCACTTTCATCCAGTTCGAACACGCGCGCGACACGCCGCGCGTGCGCGCGTACTGGACGCTCGCGGAGACGATCGAAGCGGGGCGCGAACGGCCGTTCGACGGCAGCGCCGACGACGCCGTCGGGCAGCTCGACGCGATCCTGCGCCAGGCGGTCGCGCGGCAAATGCAAGCCGACGTGCCGCTCGGCGCGTTCCTGTCGGGCGGCATCGATTCGTCGGCGATCGTCGCGCTGATGCAGGCGCAGTCGGCCACTCCGGTGGATACGTTCACGATCGGCTTTCACGAGGCCGGCTACGACGAGGCCGGCTACGCGAAGGCGGTCGCGCGCCATCTCGGCACGCGGCATACCGAGCTGTACGTGACGGCGGGCCACGCACTCGACGTCGTGCCGAAACTGCCGGCCATCTACGACGAACCGTTTGCCGATGCGTCGCAGATTCCGACCTTCCTCGTGTCGGAGCTGACGCGCCGGCACGTGAAGGTGAGCCTGTCCGGCGACGGCGGCGACGAGCTGTTCGGCGGCTACACGCGCTACTTCCTGACGCCGCGCCTGTGGCGCAAGCTGCATCGCGTGCCGGCAGCCGTGCGTGCGCGGATCGCCGCCGCGCTGCACGCGCTGCGGCCCGATCATGCGGATCAGCTCGCGGCGGTCGCACAGGGCGCGTGGAGCGGCGTGGAAGCGCGCGATTCGGCCTCCCGCATCGGCGACCGGCTGCACAAGCTCGGCCACGTGATGACGGCCGAGAGCCGGATCGGCTTGTACCGGCTGCTGATGTCGTCGGTGCATCATCCGGAGCGCATCGCGCTCGCCGGCAAGGAACCGCCGACGCCGCTCGATACGGCGTCCGCATGGCCCGCGAACCTGAGCTTCGCCGAGCAGGCGATGGCGATCGACACGCTCACGTACCTGCCGACCGACATCCTCGCGAAAGTCGACCGCGCGGCAATGGCAGTGAGCCTCGAGACGCGCATGCCGTTCCTCGACCATCACGTCGTCGAATTCGCGTGGCGCGTGCCTGCGTCGGTGCGTTTGCCGGAAGGGCAATCGAAGGCGCTGCTGCGCCGGCTGCTGGACCGGTACGTGCCGTCGTCGCTGATCGACCGGCCGAAGCAGGGCTTCTGCGCACCGGTCGATCACTGGTTGCGCGGCGCGTTGCGCGACTGGGCCGACGCGCTGCTGCAGCCGTCGCGGCTGCGCGACGAGGGCTTCTTCGACGCGGCCGCGGTCGAGCGGCTGTGGCGCCAGCACCAGACGGGCCGGATGAACTGGCAGCACCAGCTGTGGACGGTGCTGATGTTCCAGGCGTGGCTGGACGGGCAGCGTGCGGCGTGA
- a CDS encoding EscU/YscU/HrcU family type III secretion system export apparatus switch protein, whose amino-acid sequence MAEKDQKPTAKRLREAREKGDVPKSAETISSAFFVGVCVALAVGLGALFARLQALFRLVFDTAGAADPSARLAVLIDGAARDWTMLSAQIIAAGLLAGVLAGFVQVGGVMAWSRLVPQLSRLNPAEGLKNMWSMRNLVNLAKMLLKTVLLAATLGWLIVASLDPAVQSGFTRPMSILALIVKLLMLLFGWAALVYIVMALIDIVHQRHEFNQKMKMSIDEVRREHKEDEGDPHIQAKRRQLAREAQFSSLPDRIGFASVVVYSSSVAVALYYGGIGTLPWVLARGEGEAAERIVKLARDALRPTLANPGLAQALYDSTPEKGTIQQQHFREVAQLLKWATGGR is encoded by the coding sequence ATGGCCGAAAAGGACCAGAAACCCACCGCGAAGCGCCTGCGCGAGGCGCGCGAGAAAGGCGATGTACCGAAGAGTGCGGAGACGATCTCGTCCGCGTTCTTCGTCGGTGTGTGCGTCGCGCTCGCGGTCGGGCTCGGCGCGCTGTTCGCGCGGCTGCAGGCGCTGTTCCGGCTCGTGTTCGACACGGCGGGGGCCGCGGATCCTTCCGCGCGGCTCGCGGTGCTGATCGATGGCGCCGCGCGCGACTGGACGATGCTGTCCGCGCAGATCATCGCGGCGGGGCTGCTGGCCGGGGTGCTCGCGGGCTTCGTGCAGGTGGGCGGCGTGATGGCGTGGAGCCGCCTCGTGCCGCAACTGTCGCGGCTCAACCCCGCCGAGGGGCTGAAGAACATGTGGTCGATGCGCAACCTCGTGAATCTCGCGAAGATGCTGCTGAAGACCGTTCTGCTGGCCGCGACGCTCGGCTGGCTGATCGTCGCGTCGCTCGACCCGGCGGTGCAGTCGGGCTTCACGCGGCCGATGTCGATCCTCGCGCTCATCGTGAAGCTGCTGATGCTGCTGTTCGGCTGGGCCGCGCTGGTCTATATCGTGATGGCGCTGATCGACATCGTGCATCAGCGCCACGAGTTCAACCAGAAGATGAAGATGTCGATCGACGAAGTGCGGCGCGAGCACAAGGAAGACGAGGGCGATCCGCATATCCAGGCGAAGCGCCGGCAGCTCGCGCGCGAAGCGCAATTCTCGTCGCTGCCGGACCGGATCGGTTTCGCGTCGGTGGTCGTCTATTCGTCGAGCGTCGCGGTGGCGCTTTATTACGGCGGGATCGGCACGCTGCCGTGGGTGCTCGCGCGCGGCGAGGGCGAGGCGGCCGAGCGGATCGTGAAACTGGCGCGCGACGCGCTGCGCCCGACGCTCGCGAACCCGGGCCTCGCGCAGGCGCTGTACGACAGCACGCCGGAAAAGGGCACGATTCAGCAGCAGCATTTCCGCGAGGTCGCGCAGTTGCTGAAGTGGGCGACCGGCGGCCGGTAG
- the sctT gene encoding type III secretion system export apparatus subunit SctT gives MLDHAANFNDIAGTLRPLLYVMPRLLPIMFVVPVFNEQIITGLVRNGIAVVIAAFVAPVIDPAQVAALPFLMWCLLVAKEAVVGMLLAGAFSAVLFAIQGVGYLIDFQTGSGSAAFFDPMGGHEGGPTSGFLNFVAIALFVTAGGLQALVQLFAQSYAWWPIGSLGPDFSSMLQTFVVRQTDTIFDWMVKLAAPVVIVLVLVELGIGLVGRAVPQLNIFVFSQPLKSALAVLMMVLFLPVVYASLHALLSPDSGLMALLRALFAAHGGP, from the coding sequence ATGCTAGACCACGCGGCGAACTTCAACGACATCGCCGGCACGCTGCGACCGTTGCTCTACGTGATGCCGCGCCTGCTGCCGATCATGTTCGTGGTGCCGGTGTTCAACGAGCAGATCATCACCGGCCTCGTGCGCAACGGCATCGCGGTCGTCATCGCCGCGTTCGTCGCGCCGGTAATCGACCCCGCCCAGGTCGCCGCGCTGCCGTTCCTGATGTGGTGCCTGCTGGTCGCGAAGGAGGCGGTGGTCGGCATGCTGCTCGCCGGCGCGTTCAGCGCGGTGCTGTTCGCGATCCAGGGCGTCGGCTATCTGATCGATTTCCAGACCGGCAGCGGCAGCGCCGCGTTCTTCGATCCGATGGGCGGGCACGAGGGCGGACCGACGTCGGGCTTCCTCAATTTCGTCGCGATCGCACTGTTCGTCACTGCGGGCGGCCTGCAGGCGCTCGTGCAACTGTTCGCGCAGTCGTATGCGTGGTGGCCGATCGGCTCGCTCGGGCCGGATTTCTCGTCGATGCTGCAAACCTTCGTCGTGCGACAGACCGACACGATCTTCGACTGGATGGTGAAGCTCGCCGCGCCCGTGGTCATCGTGCTGGTGCTGGTCGAACTCGGCATCGGCCTGGTCGGGCGCGCGGTGCCGCAACTGAACATCTTCGTGTTCTCGCAGCCGCTGAAGAGCGCGCTCGCGGTGCTGATGATGGTGCTGTTTCTGCCGGTCGTCTATGCGTCGCTGCATGCGTTGCTGAGTCCCGACAGCGGGCTGATGGCGCTGCTGCGTGCGCTGTTCGCCGCGCATGGCGGCCCCTGA
- the sctN gene encoding type III secretion system ATPase SctN: MNAPLDDPQPIGGERDDDAAQFDRGRLVGDLDAGLAFFSPVSVQGRVNHAVGQILNATGIRARLGEICELRTPNQPTLLAEVVGFSRQTTLLTPLGDVAGLSPETSVVPSGREHVFPVGDALFGRVLDGLGRPLDDRGPVTGAAWVSTQQDPPNPLARKMIDTPFPTGVRVIDGLMTLGVGQRVGIFAPSGVGKSTLLGMIARGAQADVNVIALVGERGREVREFIEHSLSPDVRARSIVVVSTSDRPAMERVKSALVATAIAEHFRDAGKRVLLLVDSLTRFARAQREVGLASGEPPTRRSFPPSTFAVLPRLLERAGQGATGSITALYTVLVEGDEESDPIAEEVRSILDGHIVLSRKIALANRYPAIDVLASLSRVMPLVASRAHQQSAARVRELIAKYQEIELLVQIGEYREGSDRLGDLALRARDAIGAFCAQGAREDVRFDALLAKLTKLANDHV, encoded by the coding sequence ATGAACGCGCCGCTCGACGATCCGCAGCCGATCGGCGGCGAACGCGACGACGATGCCGCGCAGTTCGATCGCGGCCGGCTCGTCGGCGATCTCGATGCGGGGCTTGCGTTCTTTTCGCCGGTGTCGGTGCAGGGCCGCGTCAATCACGCGGTCGGCCAGATATTGAACGCGACCGGCATTCGCGCGCGGCTCGGCGAGATCTGCGAGCTGCGTACGCCGAACCAGCCGACGCTGCTTGCCGAAGTGGTCGGCTTCTCGCGGCAGACCACGTTGCTGACGCCGCTCGGCGACGTTGCGGGCCTGTCGCCGGAGACGAGCGTCGTGCCGTCCGGACGCGAGCATGTGTTTCCGGTCGGCGATGCGCTGTTCGGCCGGGTGCTCGACGGCCTCGGCCGGCCGCTCGACGATCGCGGGCCCGTGACCGGCGCCGCGTGGGTGTCGACGCAGCAGGACCCACCGAATCCGCTCGCGCGCAAGATGATCGACACGCCGTTCCCGACCGGTGTGCGCGTGATCGACGGCCTGATGACGCTGGGCGTCGGACAGCGCGTGGGCATCTTCGCGCCGTCCGGCGTCGGCAAGAGCACGCTGCTCGGGATGATCGCGCGCGGCGCGCAGGCCGACGTGAACGTGATCGCGCTGGTCGGCGAGCGCGGCCGCGAAGTGCGCGAGTTCATCGAGCACAGCCTGTCGCCCGACGTGCGCGCGCGGTCGATCGTCGTCGTGTCGACGTCCGACCGCCCGGCGATGGAGCGCGTGAAGTCCGCGCTCGTGGCCACCGCGATCGCCGAGCATTTCCGCGATGCAGGCAAGCGCGTGCTGCTGCTGGTCGACTCGCTGACGCGCTTTGCGCGCGCGCAGCGCGAAGTCGGTCTGGCGAGCGGCGAGCCGCCGACGCGACGCAGCTTTCCGCCGTCGACGTTCGCGGTGCTGCCGCGTCTGCTCGAACGCGCGGGGCAGGGCGCGACCGGTTCGATCACCGCGCTGTACACGGTTCTCGTCGAAGGCGATGAGGAATCCGATCCGATCGCCGAGGAGGTGCGCTCGATACTCGACGGACATATCGTGCTGTCGCGCAAGATCGCGCTCGCGAACCGTTATCCGGCGATCGACGTGCTCGCGAGCCTGTCGCGCGTGATGCCGCTTGTCGCGAGCCGCGCGCACCAGCAGTCGGCCGCGCGCGTGCGCGAGCTGATCGCGAAATACCAGGAGATCGAGCTGCTCGTGCAGATCGGCGAGTATCGCGAAGGCAGCGACCGGCTCGGCGATCTCGCGCTGCGCGCGCGCGATGCGATCGGCGCGTTCTGCGCGCAGGGGGCTCGCGAGGACGTGCGCTTCGACGCGCTGCTCGCGAAACTGACGAAACTCGCGAACGATCATGTCTGA
- the sctL gene encoding type III secretion system stator protein SctL — protein sequence MGLAFLITSDNLQLLSERKVLKEREYAALLDASAVIATARDEAARIVADAQREFDKRQAAGYDEGMRRAQREHAAQAYTQALAAARTMESMKDAMADIVVKAVRAIVGDMSAQKLYEAALARIAPLVRDEAFLIVRVAPGREDEMRDALERAFAGQSNRQRIRIVEDAQLEHHACTVETPSGRIDASLDLQIDALRHAIRRDALKGTTR from the coding sequence ATGGGACTGGCTTTTCTGATCACGAGCGACAACCTGCAGCTGCTGTCGGAGCGCAAGGTGCTCAAGGAGCGCGAATACGCGGCGCTGCTCGATGCGTCGGCGGTGATCGCAACCGCGCGCGACGAGGCCGCGCGCATCGTCGCCGACGCGCAACGCGAATTCGACAAGCGGCAGGCGGCCGGCTATGACGAAGGGATGCGCCGCGCGCAGCGCGAGCATGCTGCGCAGGCCTATACACAGGCGCTCGCCGCCGCGCGCACGATGGAGTCGATGAAGGACGCGATGGCCGACATCGTCGTGAAGGCCGTGCGTGCGATCGTCGGCGACATGAGCGCGCAGAAGCTGTACGAGGCCGCGCTTGCGCGGATCGCGCCGCTCGTGCGCGACGAAGCGTTTCTGATCGTGCGCGTCGCACCCGGCCGCGAGGACGAAATGCGCGACGCGCTCGAACGCGCGTTCGCCGGGCAGTCGAACCGGCAACGCATCCGCATCGTCGAAGATGCGCAGCTCGAGCATCACGCGTGCACGGTCGAGACGCCGTCCGGGCGCATCGACGCGAGCCTCGACCTGCAGATCGACGCGCTGCGCCACGCGATTCGCCGCGACGCGCTGAAGGGCACGACGCGATGA
- a CDS encoding SctK family type III secretion system sorting platform protein: MNDASTPPPGAAPDAAPLPWLQPVAAPPAARRAAFHALVCEFNLRPDRYLHVTRVPAEWPARYRSPDAFGPAGRKLLARHLLDVNGVADHHDFDVANPCARLALLPGAALEQLASYAGLLLHRGWLRDALGARRIRAEVAAKLGGDALELALERAPEFGALADTLEPWRADPAALPVVIRARGGRLLADFIGVAGDAVARRVRLKFNRAIDDEAPYWLNRAQRDQFGELLFLFLIPERLASWDWLF; the protein is encoded by the coding sequence ATGAACGATGCCTCCACGCCGCCGCCGGGCGCCGCACCCGACGCGGCGCCGCTGCCGTGGCTGCAACCGGTCGCAGCGCCGCCTGCCGCGCGGCGCGCAGCGTTTCACGCGCTCGTGTGCGAATTCAACTTGCGGCCCGACCGCTATCTGCACGTGACACGCGTGCCCGCCGAATGGCCCGCGCGTTACCGCTCGCCCGACGCGTTCGGCCCGGCCGGACGCAAGCTGCTCGCGCGCCATCTGCTCGACGTGAACGGTGTGGCCGACCATCACGACTTCGACGTCGCGAATCCGTGCGCGCGGCTCGCGTTGTTGCCGGGCGCGGCGCTCGAGCAGCTCGCGTCGTATGCCGGGCTGCTGCTGCATCGCGGCTGGCTGCGCGATGCGCTCGGCGCGCGGCGCATTCGCGCAGAAGTCGCGGCGAAGCTCGGCGGCGACGCGCTGGAGCTTGCGCTCGAGCGCGCGCCCGAATTCGGCGCGCTTGCCGACACGCTCGAACCGTGGCGAGCCGACCCGGCCGCGCTGCCGGTCGTGATCCGCGCGCGCGGCGGACGGCTGCTGGCGGATTTCATCGGCGTGGCGGGCGACGCGGTCGCGCGGCGCGTGCGCCTGAAATTCAACCGCGCGATCGACGACGAAGCGCCGTACTGGCTGAATCGCGCGCAGCGCGACCAGTTCGGCGAATTGCTGTTCCTGTTTCTGATTCCCGAGAGGCTCGCATCATGGGACTGGCTTTTCTGA
- the sctJ gene encoding type III secretion system inner membrane ring lipoprotein SctJ, with translation MTTIDSTPRMHAWRSRAARALLAGLLALLAGCQKELYSGLSERDANQMIAVLGDAGISASKDNDARDTSDRNAWQVSVADGDMQSALTVLHANGLPKPSYASLGELFQKQGLVSTPAEERVRYLYGVSQDLSRTLQDIEGVVVARVQVVIPENDPLADKIKPSSAAVYIRYRPGVDLRAMAPMVKDLVAHSIEGLQYDNVSLFLQPAAASTTRVDGIGSAVSDMVRLRSPLGWLVFALILLTCAVIALSAARRGMFGARLAGLVRAAPRGGNGAGGPAAQSGGSSLRTPDGARDGA, from the coding sequence ATGACGACGATCGATTCGACGCCGCGCATGCATGCGTGGCGCAGCCGGGCCGCGCGTGCGCTGCTCGCGGGGCTGCTCGCGCTGCTGGCCGGCTGCCAGAAGGAGCTTTACTCCGGCCTGTCCGAGCGCGACGCGAACCAGATGATCGCCGTGCTCGGCGATGCGGGCATCAGCGCGTCGAAGGACAACGACGCGCGCGACACGTCGGATCGCAACGCGTGGCAAGTGAGCGTCGCGGACGGCGACATGCAGTCGGCGCTGACCGTGCTGCACGCGAACGGGCTGCCGAAGCCGAGCTATGCGAGCCTCGGCGAGCTGTTCCAGAAGCAGGGGCTCGTGTCGACGCCGGCCGAGGAGCGCGTGCGCTACCTGTACGGCGTATCGCAGGACCTGTCGCGCACGCTGCAGGACATCGAGGGCGTGGTGGTCGCGCGCGTGCAGGTCGTGATTCCGGAGAACGATCCGCTCGCGGACAAGATCAAGCCGTCGTCGGCGGCCGTGTACATCCGCTACCGGCCGGGTGTGGACCTGCGGGCGATGGCGCCGATGGTCAAGGATCTCGTCGCGCACAGCATCGAAGGGCTGCAGTACGACAACGTGTCGCTGTTCCTGCAGCCGGCCGCCGCGAGCACGACGCGCGTCGACGGGATCGGCAGCGCGGTGTCGGACATGGTGCGGCTGCGCTCGCCGCTCGGCTGGCTGGTGTTTGCGCTGATCCTGCTCACCTGCGCGGTAATCGCGCTGTCGGCCGCGCGGCGCGGCATGTTCGGCGCGCGGCTGGCCGGCCTGGTCAGGGCCGCGCCGCGCGGCGGCAACGGCGCCGGCGGCCCCGCCGCGCAGTCGGGCGGCAGCAGCCTGCGCACGCCGGACGGCGCGCGCGACGGCGCATGA